One Halobacterium zhouii genomic region harbors:
- a CDS encoding alpha-hydroxy-acid oxidizing protein — MADDSTPDQPGPSRQVEVYMQGMADITPDLPVGFEELEARALEELDEQAYDYVAGAAGAERTKRANDAAFEDYRILPRMMGGVGERDLSIELFGETYDYPVLLAPIGVQSILHEDGERGTAEAARDLGIPLVVSSASDTTLEDLADELGDAPKWFQLYWSADPDVADSFVTRAEDAGYDALVVTLDTPLLSWRERDVDSAYLPFLDGEGIANYLADPAFRDRLSAPPEENELAAIKEFVDVFGNPNLTWDDLADLCERTDLPVVPKGVLHPDDARAAVNAGADAVVVSNHGGRQVDNAVPALEMLPEVVAEVGGDVPVLFDSGVRRGADVLVAMALGADAVLFGRPYAYGLALDGADGVHEVCENLLADLDLTLGLCGLDDVEDVDRSLLRERSGR, encoded by the coding sequence ATGGCAGACGACAGCACGCCCGACCAGCCGGGACCCAGCCGACAGGTCGAGGTGTACATGCAGGGGATGGCGGACATCACGCCCGACCTCCCAGTCGGCTTCGAGGAACTGGAGGCCCGTGCGCTGGAGGAACTGGACGAGCAGGCCTACGACTACGTCGCAGGGGCGGCGGGCGCGGAGCGAACGAAGCGCGCGAACGACGCCGCCTTCGAGGACTACCGCATCCTTCCGCGGATGATGGGCGGCGTCGGCGAGCGCGACCTCTCAATCGAGTTGTTCGGCGAAACGTACGACTACCCCGTGTTGCTCGCGCCCATCGGCGTCCAGTCTATCCTCCACGAGGACGGCGAGCGCGGCACCGCCGAGGCCGCCCGCGACCTCGGGATTCCGCTCGTCGTGAGCTCCGCCTCCGACACGACGCTCGAGGACCTCGCCGACGAGTTGGGTGACGCGCCGAAGTGGTTCCAGTTGTACTGGAGCGCCGACCCCGACGTCGCCGACTCGTTCGTCACTCGGGCCGAGGACGCGGGCTACGACGCGCTCGTCGTTACGCTCGACACGCCGCTGTTGAGTTGGCGCGAGCGAGACGTGGACAGCGCGTATCTCCCGTTCCTCGACGGCGAGGGAATCGCGAACTACCTCGCGGACCCCGCGTTCCGCGACCGCCTCTCGGCCCCGCCGGAGGAGAACGAACTCGCCGCCATCAAGGAGTTCGTGGACGTGTTCGGCAACCCGAACCTGACGTGGGACGACCTCGCGGACCTCTGCGAGCGGACCGACCTCCCGGTCGTCCCGAAGGGCGTCCTCCATCCGGACGACGCGCGGGCCGCCGTCAACGCCGGCGCCGACGCCGTCGTCGTCTCGAACCACGGCGGGCGGCAGGTCGACAACGCCGTGCCAGCCCTCGAAATGCTGCCCGAAGTCGTCGCAGAGGTCGGCGGCGACGTCCCAGTGCTGTTCGATTCTGGCGTCCGCCGCGGCGCGGACGTGCTCGTCGCGATGGCGCTCGGCGCGGACGCCGTGCTGTTCGGTCGTCCGTACGCCTACGGACTCGCGCTCGACGGCGCAGATGGCGTGCACGAGGTGTGCGAGAACCTGCTCGCGGACCTCGACCTGACTCTCGGTCTCTGTGGCCTCGACGACGTTGAGGATGTCGACCGTTCGCTCCTCCGGGAACGAAGCGGCCGGTGA
- a CDS encoding magnesium transporter — protein sequence MRSEWTVAAITRAMLPVLLALTVVEIGSGLVLQTFEAQLLAHPSLLVLVPVTIGTAGNLGSILASRLSTAFHLGTLSFDPTDDELAGNALAVVALALTLFPVVGAGAWALTAVTQGTDLGVGTVVLVAFLSGAVLAALAVAVTVGATYAAYHFGLDPDDVVIPVVTNVCDVLGVLVLFGAVRLVL from the coding sequence GTGCGCAGCGAGTGGACCGTCGCGGCGATAACGCGCGCGATGCTCCCGGTCTTGCTCGCGCTGACCGTCGTGGAGATTGGGAGCGGGCTCGTCCTCCAGACGTTCGAGGCCCAACTGCTCGCCCACCCCTCGCTGCTCGTGCTCGTCCCCGTGACCATCGGCACCGCCGGGAACCTCGGGAGCATCCTCGCGTCCCGACTCTCGACGGCGTTCCACCTCGGCACGCTCTCCTTCGACCCGACGGACGACGAACTCGCGGGGAACGCGCTCGCCGTCGTCGCACTTGCGCTCACGCTGTTCCCGGTGGTCGGCGCCGGGGCGTGGGCGCTCACCGCGGTCACGCAGGGCACCGACCTCGGGGTCGGAACGGTCGTCCTCGTCGCGTTTCTCTCGGGCGCCGTGCTCGCGGCGCTCGCGGTCGCTGTCACCGTCGGCGCGACGTACGCCGCCTACCACTTCGGCCTCGACCCCGACGACGTCGTGATCCCCGTCGTGACGAACGTCTGTGACGTGCTCGGCGTGCTCGTGCTGTTCGGCGCCGTCCGCCTCGTGCTTTAA
- a CDS encoding magnesium transporter, with protein sequence MSVRAVAADAYQEAAPALAVSVVGGLFAGVVLGGMRAELRAVEGLLVLVPALLATRGNVYGAFGARLSTGLHQGVVEPRVGAGDERLRAAAAAALANGLLASVFAAVAAFAALVALGNGVAGLGTLVGIAAVAGLLSGLALTVAVVVVVFAGFRRGHDPDTFVGPLVTTTGDVFGLAFLVLAVRLVVGVG encoded by the coding sequence ATGAGTGTCCGCGCGGTCGCCGCAGACGCCTACCAGGAGGCCGCGCCGGCGCTCGCCGTGAGCGTCGTCGGCGGCCTGTTCGCGGGCGTCGTGCTCGGCGGGATGCGCGCGGAACTGCGGGCCGTGGAGGGACTGCTCGTACTCGTGCCCGCGCTGCTCGCGACGCGCGGGAACGTGTACGGCGCGTTCGGCGCGCGACTCTCGACCGGGCTCCACCAGGGGGTCGTGGAACCGCGCGTCGGCGCAGGCGACGAACGCCTGCGCGCGGCGGCCGCGGCGGCGCTGGCCAACGGCCTGCTGGCGAGCGTGTTCGCGGCGGTCGCGGCGTTCGCCGCGCTCGTGGCGCTCGGAAACGGGGTCGCTGGGCTCGGCACGCTGGTCGGCATCGCCGCGGTCGCGGGGCTGCTCTCCGGGCTCGCGCTGACCGTCGCGGTGGTCGTCGTGGTGTTCGCAGGGTTCCGGCGCGGCCACGACCCGGACACGTTCGTCGGCCCGCTCGTGACGACCACCGGGGACGTGTTCGGCCTCGCGTTTCTCGTGCTCGCGGTGCGACTCGTCGTGGGGGTGGGGTGA
- a CDS encoding signal recognition particle protein Srp54, whose product MVLDDLGSSLRGTLDTLRGKSRISEEDVDEVVKEIQRSLFQADVDTSLVMELSDSIKERSLEEEPPSGTSARDHVLRIVYEELVELVGDSTDLPLESQTILLAGLQGSGKTTTAAKMAWWFSKKGLRPAVIQTDTFRPGAYDQAKQMTERAEVEFYGDPDGEDPVQIARDGLEATADADVHIVDTAGRHALEDDLISEIEEIENAVDPDRSLLVLDAAIGQGAKDQAQQFDESIGIDGVAITKLDGTAKGGGALTAVNETDSTIAFLGTGETVQDIERFEPDSFISRLLGMGDLKQLTERVERAMEETQDEEDDWDPEDLMKGEFTLHDMRKQMSAMNNMGPLDQVMDMIPGMGGGLMDELPDDAMDVTQDRMRNFEVVMDSMTEEEMANPRSIGASQVRRIAKGSGQDEDTVRDLLDQHKMMARTMKQFQGMGDGDMQRMMKQMQQQGGGGGGGGGFGGMF is encoded by the coding sequence ATGGTACTCGACGACCTCGGGAGTTCCCTGCGGGGGACGCTGGACACCCTCCGCGGGAAGTCCCGCATCTCCGAGGAGGACGTCGACGAGGTCGTCAAGGAGATTCAGCGCTCCTTGTTCCAGGCCGACGTCGACACCAGTCTCGTGATGGAGCTCTCGGACTCCATCAAGGAGCGCTCGCTGGAGGAGGAACCGCCGAGCGGCACGTCTGCGCGGGACCACGTACTCCGCATCGTCTACGAGGAACTCGTGGAGCTCGTCGGCGACTCGACCGACCTCCCGCTGGAGTCCCAGACCATCCTGCTCGCGGGCCTCCAGGGGTCCGGGAAGACGACGACCGCGGCGAAGATGGCGTGGTGGTTCTCGAAGAAGGGGCTACGTCCCGCGGTCATCCAGACGGACACGTTCCGGCCGGGCGCGTACGACCAGGCCAAGCAGATGACCGAGCGCGCGGAAGTGGAGTTCTACGGCGACCCGGACGGCGAGGACCCCGTGCAGATCGCCCGCGACGGCCTCGAGGCCACCGCAGACGCGGACGTCCACATCGTGGACACGGCGGGCCGGCACGCACTCGAGGACGACCTCATCAGCGAGATCGAGGAGATCGAGAACGCGGTCGACCCCGACCGGAGTCTGCTCGTGCTGGACGCCGCCATCGGGCAGGGCGCGAAAGACCAGGCCCAGCAGTTCGACGAGTCAATCGGCATCGACGGCGTCGCCATCACGAAACTCGACGGGACGGCGAAGGGTGGTGGGGCGCTGACCGCCGTCAACGAGACCGACTCGACGATCGCGTTCCTCGGGACCGGCGAGACCGTCCAGGACATCGAGCGCTTCGAGCCGGACAGCTTCATCAGTCGGCTGCTCGGGATGGGCGATCTGAAGCAGCTCACCGAGCGCGTGGAGCGCGCGATGGAGGAGACCCAGGACGAAGAGGACGACTGGGACCCCGAGGACCTGATGAAGGGGGAGTTCACGCTCCACGACATGCGCAAGCAGATGTCCGCGATGAACAACATGGGGCCGCTCGACCAGGTGATGGACATGATTCCGGGGATGGGTGGTGGCCTGATGGACGAACTCCCGGACGACGCGATGGACGTCACCCAGGACCGGATGCGGAACTTCGAGGTCGTGATGGACTCGATGACCGAGGAGGAGATGGCGAACCCGCGCTCCATCGGCGCGAGTCAGGTGCGCCGCATCGCCAAAGGGTCGGGACAGGACGAGGACACCGTCCGCGACCTGCTTGACCAGCACAAGATGATGGCCCGGACGATGAAGCAGTTCCAGGGGATGGGCGACGGCGACATGCAGCGCATGATGAAGCAGATGCAACAGCAGGGCGGCGGCGGAGGCGGTGGCGGCGGCTTCGGCGGGATGTTCTAG
- the ftsY gene encoding signal recognition particle-docking protein FtsY: protein MFDGLKDKLSQFREDAEEVADENAEALDEEEVEGEDGTAGGEAATPRDEPADAATGEEPPAGDATESTADDGVDSDEEATESADADSSDTDSNNGGFVNRATSFARGRVVIDEDDLEDPLWNLEMALLESDVEMSVADEILDTIRDDLVGEERKFTESTGALVEDALRDALLSVIDVGQFDFDETIAASEKPVTIVFTGVNGVGKTTSIAKLAKYLEDRGYSTVLANGDTYRAGANEQIQEHADNLGLKLISHEQGGDPTAVVYDAVEYAEANDVDVVLGDTAGRLHTSNDLMAQLEKLHRTVGPDMTLFVDEAVAGQDAVNRAREFDDAAAIDGTILTMADADSNGGAAVSVSYVTGKPILFLGTGQGYDDLQSFDPETLVDDLLDADE, encoded by the coding sequence ATGTTCGACGGGCTGAAGGACAAGCTCTCGCAGTTCCGCGAGGACGCCGAGGAGGTCGCCGACGAGAACGCCGAAGCGCTCGACGAGGAGGAAGTCGAGGGCGAAGACGGGACGGCGGGCGGCGAAGCGGCGACCCCACGCGACGAACCAGCGGACGCGGCGACCGGCGAGGAGCCACCAGCCGGAGACGCCACGGAGTCGACGGCCGACGACGGCGTCGACTCCGACGAGGAAGCGACCGAGTCCGCGGACGCCGATTCTTCCGACACCGACTCGAACAACGGCGGGTTCGTGAACAGGGCGACGTCGTTCGCTCGCGGTCGCGTCGTCATCGACGAGGACGACCTCGAAGACCCGCTGTGGAATCTGGAGATGGCGCTCCTAGAGAGCGACGTGGAGATGAGCGTCGCGGACGAGATACTCGACACCATCCGCGACGATCTCGTCGGCGAGGAGCGCAAGTTCACGGAGAGCACGGGCGCGCTCGTCGAGGACGCGCTCCGCGACGCGCTGCTTTCGGTCATCGACGTCGGCCAGTTCGACTTCGACGAGACCATCGCGGCTTCGGAGAAGCCGGTGACCATCGTGTTCACGGGCGTCAACGGCGTCGGGAAGACGACGAGCATCGCGAAACTCGCGAAGTACCTCGAGGACCGGGGCTACTCGACGGTGCTGGCGAACGGCGACACGTACCGCGCCGGCGCGAACGAGCAGATCCAGGAGCACGCCGACAACCTCGGGCTGAAACTCATCAGCCACGAGCAGGGCGGCGACCCGACCGCGGTGGTCTACGACGCCGTGGAGTACGCGGAGGCCAACGACGTCGACGTGGTTCTGGGCGACACCGCGGGTCGCCTGCACACGTCGAACGACCTGATGGCGCAACTGGAGAAACTTCACCGCACCGTCGGACCCGACATGACGCTGTTCGTTGACGAGGCGGTGGCAGGCCAGGACGCCGTGAATCGCGCCCGCGAGTTCGACGACGCGGCGGCCATCGACGGCACCATCCTCACGATGGCGGACGCCGACAGCAACGGCGGTGCGGCGGTTTCGGTGTCCTACGTGACCGGGAAGCCGATTCTGTTCCTCGGCACCGGTCAGGGGTACGACGACCTCCAGTCGTTCGACCCCGAGACGCTGGTCGACGACCTGCTCGACGCCGACGAATAA
- the pfdA gene encoding prefoldin subunit alpha, producing the protein MSLGGGGQQQLQQLSQEIQELDEEIEELEAEVEDLQNEKTEIDEAMEALDVLETGSTVQVPLGGDAYVRAEVQDIDEVVVSLGGGYAAEQTSDDATDVLEEKQDMVDDRIDDVRSEISEVEEEQSQLEQQAQQAQQQMMQQQMQQQQAQQQDEE; encoded by the coding sequence ATGAGTCTTGGAGGCGGCGGTCAACAGCAGCTGCAGCAGTTGTCCCAGGAGATTCAGGAACTCGACGAGGAGATCGAGGAGCTCGAGGCGGAGGTCGAGGACCTCCAGAACGAGAAGACCGAGATCGACGAGGCGATGGAGGCCCTGGACGTACTCGAGACGGGGTCGACCGTGCAGGTCCCGCTCGGCGGCGACGCGTACGTGCGTGCCGAAGTCCAGGACATCGACGAGGTCGTCGTCAGTCTCGGCGGTGGGTACGCCGCAGAGCAGACGAGCGACGACGCGACGGACGTCCTCGAGGAGAAACAGGACATGGTCGACGACCGCATCGACGATGTCCGAAGCGAGATCTCGGAGGTCGAGGAGGAGCAGTCCCAGCTGGAACAGCAGGCCCAGCAGGCCCAGCAACAGATGATGCAACAGCAGATGCAGCAACAGCAGGCCCAGCAGCAGGACGAAGAGTAA
- a CDS encoding translation initiation factor IF-6, which produces MLRAAFFGSPYVGVFARATPECVVLRRDLEDGLTDDVSDELGVPAVRTTVGGSSTVGSLVAGNGNGLLVSGRIRQRERDRISDEVGVAVGTLPGRINAAGNVVVANDEGAYVHADLSRDAVQAVKDALDVPVTRGTLADVNTVGTAAVATNDGVLCHPKSTDAELDAIEDALGVPADVGTINYGAPLVGSGLIANDDGYVVGEDTTGPELGRIEDALGFID; this is translated from the coding sequence TTGCTACGCGCTGCCTTCTTCGGGTCGCCGTACGTCGGCGTCTTCGCCCGCGCGACCCCGGAGTGCGTCGTGCTGCGTCGGGACCTCGAGGACGGGTTGACCGACGACGTCAGCGACGAGCTCGGCGTGCCCGCCGTCCGCACCACGGTCGGTGGCTCCTCGACTGTCGGATCGCTCGTCGCTGGGAACGGAAACGGCCTGCTCGTGAGCGGACGCATCCGGCAGCGCGAGCGCGACCGTATCAGCGACGAGGTCGGCGTCGCTGTCGGCACGCTCCCCGGCCGCATCAACGCCGCCGGGAACGTCGTCGTGGCGAACGACGAGGGCGCGTACGTCCACGCCGACCTCTCCAGGGACGCTGTCCAGGCCGTGAAGGACGCTCTCGACGTGCCCGTCACCCGGGGCACGCTCGCGGACGTGAACACGGTCGGCACCGCCGCCGTCGCGACGAACGACGGCGTGCTATGCCACCCGAAGTCGACGGACGCGGAACTCGACGCCATCGAGGACGCCCTCGGCGTCCCCGCGGACGTCGGCACCATCAACTACGGCGCGCCGCTGGTCGGCTCCGGCCTCATCGCGAACGACGACGGCTACGTCGTCGGCGAGGACACCACCGGCCCCGAGCTGGGCCGCATCGAGGACGCGCTCGGCTTCATCGACTGA
- a CDS encoding 50S ribosomal protein L31e, which translates to MSANDFEERIVTVPLRDVTKVPNHERAGQAMTIVREHLAKQFAVDEDEVRLDPSINEIAWDGGQKNPPRKIRVHAARFVEDGETVVEAEYEA; encoded by the coding sequence ATGAGCGCCAACGACTTCGAGGAGCGCATCGTCACCGTGCCGCTCCGCGACGTGACGAAGGTCCCGAATCACGAGCGCGCCGGGCAGGCGATGACCATCGTGCGCGAGCACCTCGCCAAGCAGTTCGCGGTCGACGAGGACGAGGTCCGCCTCGACCCCTCCATCAACGAGATCGCGTGGGACGGCGGCCAGAAGAACCCGCCGCGGAAGATCCGCGTGCACGCTGCTCGCTTCGTCGAGGACGGCGAAACCGTCGTCGAAGCAGAGTACGAAGCGTAA
- a CDS encoding 50S ribosomal protein L39e, whose translation MGKKSKAQKKRLGKLERQNSRVPSWVMMKTNRDVQRNPKRRNWRRNDTDE comes from the coding sequence ATGGGTAAGAAATCGAAGGCACAGAAGAAGCGACTCGGGAAGCTCGAGCGCCAGAACAGCCGCGTTCCCTCCTGGGTCATGATGAAGACGAACCGCGACGTCCAGCGCAACCCGAAGCGCCGCAACTGGCGGCGTAACGACACCGACGAATAA
- the thpR gene encoding RNA 2',3'-cyclic phosphodiesterase, with product MRLFVSVDLPDDLADAVAAVQDEFRDASGLNFVDPGQAHVTLKFLGDVDDSRESELADALESAVGAASTDAGSVGPFDAVLAGLGVFPDLDYISVVWLGVEEGSEELTALHDAVEHEFVQERGFDPEDHEFTPHVTLARMEHAGGKEHVQDVVRSQHPEVGTMRVTEVRLTESHLTSEGPEYETVHAVEL from the coding sequence ATGCGACTGTTCGTCAGCGTCGACCTGCCCGACGACCTCGCGGACGCAGTGGCCGCCGTGCAAGACGAGTTTCGGGACGCCTCCGGCCTGAACTTCGTCGACCCGGGGCAGGCCCACGTCACGCTGAAGTTCCTCGGCGACGTCGACGACTCGCGCGAGTCCGAGCTCGCGGACGCCCTGGAGTCGGCGGTCGGCGCGGCCAGCACCGATGCCGGGAGCGTCGGCCCGTTCGACGCCGTGCTCGCGGGACTCGGCGTGTTTCCAGACCTCGACTACATCTCGGTCGTCTGGCTGGGCGTCGAGGAGGGAAGCGAGGAACTCACCGCGCTCCACGACGCGGTCGAGCACGAGTTCGTCCAGGAGCGGGGCTTCGACCCCGAGGACCACGAGTTCACGCCCCACGTAACGCTCGCCCGGATGGAACACGCGGGCGGCAAGGAACACGTCCAGGACGTCGTGCGCTCTCAGCATCCCGAGGTCGGAACGATGCGCGTCACCGAGGTGCGCCTCACGGAGAGCCACCTGACGAGCGAGGGGCCGGAGTACGAGACGGTGCACGCCGTCGAGTTGTGA
- a CDS encoding tetratricopeptide repeat protein, giving the protein MTDREDAEGDDPPVDPERDHDFSEGEGFDEPYEGFDLDPPELAVDPSEVDPVDSRVVTDTLDERNTSNDDVDADELIEVGMSYMGIKRHEQAADAFERAAQFTDDENIEQEAWVNKGIAHGEMEEWDDAVGAHQEALFVAEDGDFEAEAHTNLAYSLWRHGEDEDAFEHAEEAVREDKRLPQGWYNLGYIENERGRHEQALDALDNAIRLGFQQVDVYEEKARALEELGRDEEAADVAEHAEELREEQEQDLVQE; this is encoded by the coding sequence ATGACCGATCGAGAGGACGCCGAGGGCGACGACCCGCCAGTCGACCCCGAGCGCGACCACGACTTCTCGGAGGGAGAAGGGTTCGACGAACCCTACGAGGGCTTCGACCTCGACCCGCCAGAGCTGGCCGTCGACCCGTCCGAGGTCGACCCCGTCGACTCCCGCGTCGTCACCGACACGCTCGACGAGCGCAACACCTCGAACGATGACGTGGACGCCGACGAACTCATCGAAGTGGGCATGAGCTACATGGGCATCAAGCGCCACGAGCAGGCCGCAGACGCCTTCGAGCGCGCCGCCCAGTTCACCGACGACGAGAACATTGAACAGGAGGCGTGGGTGAACAAGGGTATCGCGCACGGCGAGATGGAAGAGTGGGACGACGCCGTGGGCGCCCACCAGGAGGCGCTGTTCGTCGCCGAGGACGGCGACTTCGAGGCGGAGGCGCACACCAACCTGGCGTACTCGCTCTGGCGGCACGGCGAGGACGAGGACGCCTTCGAGCACGCCGAGGAGGCCGTCCGCGAGGACAAGCGCCTCCCGCAGGGCTGGTACAACCTCGGCTACATCGAGAACGAGCGCGGACGCCACGAGCAGGCCCTGGACGCCCTGGACAACGCCATCCGCCTGGGCTTCCAGCAGGTCGACGTCTACGAGGAGAAGGCTCGCGCGCTCGAGGAACTCGGGCGCGACGAGGAGGCCGCCGACGTCGCCGAGCACGCCGAGGAACTCCGCGAGGAACAGGAACAGGACCTCGTCCAGGAATGA
- a CDS encoding DUF424 domain-containing protein, whose protein sequence is MILSERQTDRGLLVAVCDPDVLGETFENGDVEFTVNEEFYGGEEAEEEAVRDSLARANIANLVGSDVVELAIDAGFVEEANVLDLEGTVHAQFMRL, encoded by the coding sequence ATGATACTCTCGGAGCGTCAGACCGACCGCGGACTGCTCGTCGCCGTCTGCGACCCCGACGTGCTGGGGGAGACCTTCGAGAACGGTGACGTGGAGTTCACCGTCAACGAGGAGTTCTACGGCGGCGAAGAGGCCGAGGAGGAGGCCGTGCGCGACTCGCTCGCTCGCGCGAACATCGCGAACCTCGTGGGGAGCGACGTCGTGGAACTCGCCATCGACGCGGGGTTCGTCGAGGAGGCGAACGTCCTCGACCTCGAGGGCACGGTGCACGCGCAGTTCATGCGACTGTAG
- a CDS encoding aminotransferase class V-fold PLP-dependent enzyme has product MEATEQQSLDVERVREDFPILEREVGGEPLVYLDNAATTHTPEPVVEAIADYYRRYNSNVHRGIHTLSQEASVAYEDAHDRLAEFVGAEHGREEMVFTKNTTEAENLVAFAWGLNELGPGDEVVLTQLEHHASLVTWQQVAKKTGAEVKYIPVTEDGYLDMEAAAELITDDTELVNVAHVSNTLGTIAPVSELADITHDHDALFFVDGAQAVPNRPVDVQEIDADFYAFSGHKMLGPTGIGCLYGKRHLLEEMEPHLYGGMMIERVTYEDSTWAELPWKFEAGTPVIAQGIALAEAVDYLEDLGMDAVQAHEDRLTEYAYDRLSEFDDVDIYGPPGDDRGGVVSFNVEGIHAHDVSSILNDHGVAIRAGDHCTQPLHQELGIAASVRASFYVYNTTEEVDALVDAIDAARDIFN; this is encoded by the coding sequence ATGGAAGCGACCGAGCAGCAGTCCCTCGACGTCGAGCGCGTCCGCGAGGACTTCCCCATCCTCGAGCGCGAGGTCGGTGGCGAGCCACTCGTCTACCTCGACAACGCCGCGACCACGCACACGCCAGAGCCCGTGGTCGAGGCCATCGCGGACTACTACCGGCGGTACAACTCGAACGTCCACCGCGGCATCCACACGCTGAGCCAGGAGGCCTCCGTCGCCTACGAGGACGCCCACGACCGTCTCGCGGAGTTCGTGGGCGCCGAACACGGCCGTGAGGAGATGGTGTTCACGAAGAATACCACGGAGGCAGAGAACCTCGTCGCGTTCGCGTGGGGACTGAACGAACTTGGCCCCGGTGACGAAGTCGTGCTCACGCAACTGGAACACCACGCCTCGCTCGTGACGTGGCAGCAGGTCGCGAAGAAGACCGGCGCAGAGGTGAAGTACATCCCCGTCACCGAGGACGGCTACCTCGACATGGAGGCCGCCGCCGAACTGATCACCGACGACACCGAACTCGTCAACGTCGCGCACGTCTCGAACACGCTCGGCACCATCGCCCCCGTCTCGGAGCTCGCGGACATCACCCACGACCACGACGCGCTGTTCTTCGTCGACGGCGCGCAGGCGGTGCCCAACCGCCCCGTGGACGTCCAGGAGATCGACGCCGACTTCTACGCGTTCTCCGGCCACAAGATGCTCGGCCCGACCGGCATCGGCTGCCTGTACGGGAAGCGCCACCTCCTCGAGGAGATGGAACCGCACCTCTACGGCGGCATGATGATCGAGCGCGTCACCTACGAGGACTCGACGTGGGCCGAACTGCCCTGGAAGTTCGAGGCCGGCACGCCCGTCATCGCGCAGGGCATCGCGCTCGCCGAAGCCGTCGACTACCTCGAGGACCTCGGCATGGACGCCGTGCAGGCCCACGAGGACCGCCTCACCGAGTACGCCTACGACCGACTCAGCGAGTTCGACGACGTCGACATCTACGGGCCGCCGGGCGACGACCGCGGCGGCGTCGTGTCGTTCAACGTTGAGGGCATCCACGCCCACGACGTCTCCTCCATCCTGAACGACCACGGCGTCGCCATCCGCGCGGGCGACCACTGTACGCAGCCCCTCCACCAGGAACTCGGCATCGCGGCGTCCGTGCGCGCCTCCTTCTACGTCTACAACACCACCGAGGAAGTGGACGCGCTCGTCGACGCCATCGATGCTGCCCGCGACATCTTCAACTAG
- a CDS encoding formate/nitrite transporter family protein — translation MPSEDSMRTLSSRMDTQRAHTQILQAQIEEGLQTIDRPTSGQFLSGLSCGLDIGFGPFMMAAMYAVTAGTMVAAGTKILMSLMYTLGFMFVILGQSELFTEHTTLAVLPILEGERSLRDLGGLWGTVWVGNTIGGVVVALGAAYVGPALNLVPPSAFRHLGNTFIGLPVGGVFGGAVLAGWLMGLLSWILTAAGDTISRIAVIVATTFVIGFGHLPHCVAGNIEVLAAMFSGASISVVEWARFLSITTAGNALGGVVFVSLLKHAHVRRGGPETTFEIEQKEGVGVERS, via the coding sequence ATGCCAAGCGAGGACTCAATGCGCACGCTCAGCAGTCGCATGGACACGCAGCGTGCGCACACCCAGATTCTGCAGGCCCAGATCGAGGAGGGGCTCCAGACCATCGACCGTCCGACGTCGGGGCAGTTCCTCTCCGGCCTCTCGTGTGGGCTCGACATCGGCTTCGGGCCGTTCATGATGGCCGCGATGTACGCCGTCACCGCGGGTACGATGGTGGCCGCGGGCACGAAGATCCTGATGTCCCTGATGTACACGCTCGGGTTCATGTTCGTCATCCTCGGGCAGTCCGAACTGTTCACCGAGCACACCACACTCGCGGTACTCCCCATACTGGAGGGCGAACGCAGCCTCCGTGACCTCGGCGGCCTCTGGGGGACCGTCTGGGTCGGGAACACCATCGGCGGCGTCGTCGTCGCGCTCGGCGCGGCCTACGTCGGGCCGGCGCTAAACCTTGTGCCGCCCTCGGCGTTCCGCCACCTCGGGAACACGTTCATCGGCCTGCCGGTCGGCGGCGTGTTCGGCGGCGCCGTCCTCGCCGGGTGGCTGATGGGGCTGCTCTCGTGGATTCTCACGGCCGCCGGGGACACCATCAGCCGCATCGCCGTCATCGTCGCGACGACGTTCGTCATCGGGTTCGGCCACCTCCCGCACTGCGTCGCGGGCAACATCGAGGTGCTCGCCGCGATGTTCTCCGGGGCGTCCATCTCCGTCGTCGAGTGGGCGCGCTTCCTCTCGATTACGACCGCGGGGAACGCGCTCGGCGGCGTCGTCTTCGTCTCCCTGCTGAAGCACGCGCACGTCCGGCGCGGCGGCCCGGAGACCACGTTCGAGATCGAGCAAAAGGAGGGCGTTGGCGTCGAGCGCTCCTAG